A window of Oncorhynchus tshawytscha isolate Ot180627B linkage group LG10, Otsh_v2.0, whole genome shotgun sequence contains these coding sequences:
- the LOC112260238 gene encoding arf-GAP domain and FG repeat-containing protein 1 isoform X2 gives MATSAKRKQEETHLKMLREMTSQPPNRKCFDCDQRGPTYANMTVGSFVCTTCSGILRGLNPPHRVKSISMTTFTQPEIEFLQKHTNEVCKHIWLGLYNDRTLVVPDFHEPQKVKEFLQEKYEKKRWYVSPDQARTVATAQASKSASSTGSTPEVQPLRTLQLNKTPPTRQSPVVVRSQAYPIVQEKKFDLLSDLGGDIFATPPSQAASNSNFANFAHFPSQSGRGVPVPSVAGAVPAPSQLGTSAEDRYAALAELDNELSSSAPTGSSVQGNMFGAVLGTSPAQTQSVLPSMHVQQGFGAIPSNNPFVAAAPDMATNPFQTNASFGTGSMSMPAGFGNPSSYCLPTSFSGTFQQPFPGQAPCPYTQPGAYHPQQPNGPGGYPVYGQTKPSMTPFGQPMAGPGMTNNPFMAGAPAGSYPAGGSSTNPFL, from the exons ATGGCGACGAGTGCGAAGCGAAAGCAAGAGGAGACGCATCTCAAGATGCTTCGGGAAATGACTAGCCAACCCCCGAATAGGAAGTGCTTTGATTGCGACCAGCGCGGCCCGACTTATGCCAACATGACAGTGGGTTCCTTCGTCTGTACCACCTGTTCTGGCATCTT ACGAGGGCTGAATCCCCCCCACAGAGTGAAGTCCATCTCTATGACCACCTTCACGCAACCGGAAATCGAATTCCTACAGAAACACACCAACGAG GTTTGTAAACACATCTGGTTGGGGCTGTACAATGACCGGACATTGGTTGTTCCAGACTTCCACGAACCACAGAAAGTAAAAGAATTCCTCCAGGAAAAGTATGAGAAAAAAAGATG GTACGTCTCTCCAGACCAGGCTAGAACGGTAGCCACTGCCCAGGCTTCCAAGTCGGCCAGCAGCACAGGCAGCACCCCGGAGGTCCAGCCCCTGAGAACCCTGCAGCTTAACAAGACCCCCCCAACGCGTCAG tCGCCGGTGGTGGTTCGCTCCCAGGCCTATCCTATAGTTCAGGAGAAGAAGTTTGACCTCCTATCTGACCTGGGTGGAGACATCTTTGCCACTCCGCCCTCTCAGGCTGCCAGCAACTCCAACTTTGCCAACTTTGCACATTTCCCGAGCCAGTCAG gGCGAGGTGTCCCAGTGCCGTCGGTGGCCGGCGCTGTACCGGCTCCTTCCCAGCTGGGCACTTCAGCAGAGGACCGCTACGCTGCTCTTGCTGAGCTGGACAACGAGCTGAGCTCTTCGGCCCCCACAGGGAGCAGTGTCCAGGG GAATATGTTTGGAGCTGTGTTGGGAACCTCGCCTGCCCAGACTCAGTCAGTATTACCCAGCATGCATGTGCAGCAAGGCTTTGGAG CCATCCCGTCCAATAATCCATTTGTTGCCGCCGCCCCGGATATGGCCACCAACCCCTTCCAGACTAATG CCTCGTTTGGCACAGGCTCTATGAGTATGCCTGCTGGCTTTGGGAACCCCTCCTCTTACTGCCTCCCGACTAGTTTCAGTGGGACCTTCCAGCAGCCCTTCCCTGGCCAGGCCCCTTGCCCTTACACCCAGCCGGGGGCCTACCACCCCCAGCAACCCAACG GCCCTGGTGGATACCCAGTCTACGGGCAGACCAAGCCCTCCATGACCCCCTTTGGGCAGCCCATGGCTGGGCCGGGGATGACCAATAACCCATTCATG GCGGGAGCCCCGGCTGGATCCTACCCCGCTGGAGGCTCTTCCACCAACCCCTTCCTGTAG
- the zgc:110269 gene encoding probable flap endonuclease 1 homolog isoform X2 produces MNPLTGLFFRTLTFLEHDIKPLFVFDGKPPGEKRAVLEKRAQVAGWSSPSHSGAVSPQTRDCLHLLKLMGVPIIQAPGDGEALCAHLVKQGTVDAVASEDMDTLPFGGNILIRQLNAKKNSEVIEYSLPKLLDILKITHEEFVDLCILLGCDYCDKITGLGPKRALTLIQQHRNIENVVLNINRKTHPVPLFWQYQDARKLFLDAPLTELPNLVWTEPDEEALVHFLCHEKHIKEQRVRGRMQKFSEKRERLRKEREEDKAAGQSQQTRMEDFFRVTRKRQQPSETGDSIGTKEKRARPK; encoded by the exons ATGAA TCCCTTGACAGGTTTGTTCTTTCGAACGCTAACCTTCCTGGAGCATGACATCAAACCATTGTTTGTGTTCGATGGGAAGCCTCCTGGAGAGAAAAGGGCTGTG TTGGAGAAGAGGGCACAGGTTGCAGGCTGGAGCTCCCCCAGTCATTCAGGAGCAG TGTCCCCTCAGACACGGGACTGTCTCCACCTTCTGAAGCTTATGGGTGTGCCCATCATCCAG GCTCCAGGAGATGGCGAGGCACTATGTGCCCACCTGGTGAAACAGGGCACAGTAGACGCGGTAGCATCAGAAGACATGGACACTTTGCCCTTTGGTGGAAACATTCTGATCCGCCAGCTCAATGCCAAGAAAAACAG CGAAGTCATTGAGTACTCTCTGCCCAAGCTGCTAGACATTTTGAAGATAACACATGAAGAG TTTGTGGACCTGTGTATCTTGTTGGGCTGTGACTACTGTGACAAAATCACAGGCCTTGGACCTAAGAGAGCTCTGACTCTGATCCAGCAGCACCGGAACATAGAGAACGTGGTGCTGAACATCAACAGAAAG ACCCACCCTGTCCCACTGTTCTGGCAGTATCAGGATGCCCGCAAGCTGTTTTTGGATGCCCCCCTGACCGAGCTCCCGAACCTGGTCTGGACTGAGCCAGATGAGGAGGCCCTGGTCCACTTTCTGTGCCACGAGAAACACATCAA gGAGCAAAGAGTACGAGGTCGAATGCAGAAGTTCAGTGAGAAGCGTGAAcgcctgaggaaggagagggaggaggacaaggcAGCAGGACAGAGCCAACAAACTCGCATGGAGGACTTCTTCCGTGTTACACGGAAAAGGCAACAG CCGTCTGAAACTGGGGATTCCATTGGCACCAAAGAAAAGAGAGCGAGGCCAAAGTGA
- the zgc:110269 gene encoding probable flap endonuclease 1 homolog isoform X1: MGITKLADLIRSDAPGAISYKEICDYTGKVIALDTSIVLNQFRTAVPNLRLLGPLTGLFFRTLTFLEHDIKPLFVFDGKPPGEKRAVLEKRAQVAGWSSPSHSGAVSPQTRDCLHLLKLMGVPIIQAPGDGEALCAHLVKQGTVDAVASEDMDTLPFGGNILIRQLNAKKNSEVIEYSLPKLLDILKITHEEFVDLCILLGCDYCDKITGLGPKRALTLIQQHRNIENVVLNINRKTHPVPLFWQYQDARKLFLDAPLTELPNLVWTEPDEEALVHFLCHEKHIKEQRVRGRMQKFSEKRERLRKEREEDKAAGQSQQTRMEDFFRVTRKRQQPSETGDSIGTKEKRARPK, translated from the exons ATGGGTATTACAAAACTGGCAGATTTGATTCGTAGCGATGCACCTGGTGCCATTTCTTACAAAGAGATCTGCGACTACACAG GAAAGGTCATTGCGTTGGACACCTCCATTGTTCTGAACCAGTTCCGCACTGCAGTACCAAATCTTCGGTTACTGGG TCCCTTGACAGGTTTGTTCTTTCGAACGCTAACCTTCCTGGAGCATGACATCAAACCATTGTTTGTGTTCGATGGGAAGCCTCCTGGAGAGAAAAGGGCTGTG TTGGAGAAGAGGGCACAGGTTGCAGGCTGGAGCTCCCCCAGTCATTCAGGAGCAG TGTCCCCTCAGACACGGGACTGTCTCCACCTTCTGAAGCTTATGGGTGTGCCCATCATCCAG GCTCCAGGAGATGGCGAGGCACTATGTGCCCACCTGGTGAAACAGGGCACAGTAGACGCGGTAGCATCAGAAGACATGGACACTTTGCCCTTTGGTGGAAACATTCTGATCCGCCAGCTCAATGCCAAGAAAAACAG CGAAGTCATTGAGTACTCTCTGCCCAAGCTGCTAGACATTTTGAAGATAACACATGAAGAG TTTGTGGACCTGTGTATCTTGTTGGGCTGTGACTACTGTGACAAAATCACAGGCCTTGGACCTAAGAGAGCTCTGACTCTGATCCAGCAGCACCGGAACATAGAGAACGTGGTGCTGAACATCAACAGAAAG ACCCACCCTGTCCCACTGTTCTGGCAGTATCAGGATGCCCGCAAGCTGTTTTTGGATGCCCCCCTGACCGAGCTCCCGAACCTGGTCTGGACTGAGCCAGATGAGGAGGCCCTGGTCCACTTTCTGTGCCACGAGAAACACATCAA gGAGCAAAGAGTACGAGGTCGAATGCAGAAGTTCAGTGAGAAGCGTGAAcgcctgaggaaggagagggaggaggacaaggcAGCAGGACAGAGCCAACAAACTCGCATGGAGGACTTCTTCCGTGTTACACGGAAAAGGCAACAG CCGTCTGAAACTGGGGATTCCATTGGCACCAAAGAAAAGAGAGCGAGGCCAAAGTGA
- the LOC112260238 gene encoding arf-GAP domain and FG repeat-containing protein 1 isoform X1 — translation MATSAKRKQEETHLKMLREMTSQPPNRKCFDCDQRGPTYANMTVGSFVCTTCSGILRGLNPPHRVKSISMTTFTQPEIEFLQKHTNEVCKHIWLGLYNDRTLVVPDFHEPQKVKEFLQEKYEKKRWYVSPDQARTVATAQASKSASSTGSTPEVQPLRTLQLNKTPPTRQSPVVVRSQAYPIVQEKKFDLLSDLGGDIFATPPSQAASNSNFANFAHFPSQSATQVSSNADFANFEAFGNSGVPSHFSTSPPSQSFASGRGVPVPSVAGAVPAPSQLGTSAEDRYAALAELDNELSSSAPTGSSVQGNMFGAVLGTSPAQTQSVLPSMHVQQGFGAIPSNNPFVAAAPDMATNPFQTNASFGTGSMSMPAGFGNPSSYCLPTSFSGTFQQPFPGQAPCPYTQPGAYHPQQPNGPGGYPVYGQTKPSMTPFGQPMAGPGMTNNPFMAGAPAGSYPAGGSSTNPFL, via the exons ATGGCGACGAGTGCGAAGCGAAAGCAAGAGGAGACGCATCTCAAGATGCTTCGGGAAATGACTAGCCAACCCCCGAATAGGAAGTGCTTTGATTGCGACCAGCGCGGCCCGACTTATGCCAACATGACAGTGGGTTCCTTCGTCTGTACCACCTGTTCTGGCATCTT ACGAGGGCTGAATCCCCCCCACAGAGTGAAGTCCATCTCTATGACCACCTTCACGCAACCGGAAATCGAATTCCTACAGAAACACACCAACGAG GTTTGTAAACACATCTGGTTGGGGCTGTACAATGACCGGACATTGGTTGTTCCAGACTTCCACGAACCACAGAAAGTAAAAGAATTCCTCCAGGAAAAGTATGAGAAAAAAAGATG GTACGTCTCTCCAGACCAGGCTAGAACGGTAGCCACTGCCCAGGCTTCCAAGTCGGCCAGCAGCACAGGCAGCACCCCGGAGGTCCAGCCCCTGAGAACCCTGCAGCTTAACAAGACCCCCCCAACGCGTCAG tCGCCGGTGGTGGTTCGCTCCCAGGCCTATCCTATAGTTCAGGAGAAGAAGTTTGACCTCCTATCTGACCTGGGTGGAGACATCTTTGCCACTCCGCCCTCTCAGGCTGCCAGCAACTCCAACTTTGCCAACTTTGCACATTTCCCGAGCCAGTCAG CGACTCAGGTTAGCTCAAACGCCGACTTTGCCAACTTTGAGGCGTTTGGCAACTCTGGAGTACCTTCACATTTCAGCACCTCACCCCCCTCACAGTCCTTTGCATCAG gGCGAGGTGTCCCAGTGCCGTCGGTGGCCGGCGCTGTACCGGCTCCTTCCCAGCTGGGCACTTCAGCAGAGGACCGCTACGCTGCTCTTGCTGAGCTGGACAACGAGCTGAGCTCTTCGGCCCCCACAGGGAGCAGTGTCCAGGG GAATATGTTTGGAGCTGTGTTGGGAACCTCGCCTGCCCAGACTCAGTCAGTATTACCCAGCATGCATGTGCAGCAAGGCTTTGGAG CCATCCCGTCCAATAATCCATTTGTTGCCGCCGCCCCGGATATGGCCACCAACCCCTTCCAGACTAATG CCTCGTTTGGCACAGGCTCTATGAGTATGCCTGCTGGCTTTGGGAACCCCTCCTCTTACTGCCTCCCGACTAGTTTCAGTGGGACCTTCCAGCAGCCCTTCCCTGGCCAGGCCCCTTGCCCTTACACCCAGCCGGGGGCCTACCACCCCCAGCAACCCAACG GCCCTGGTGGATACCCAGTCTACGGGCAGACCAAGCCCTCCATGACCCCCTTTGGGCAGCCCATGGCTGGGCCGGGGATGACCAATAACCCATTCATG GCGGGAGCCCCGGCTGGATCCTACCCCGCTGGAGGCTCTTCCACCAACCCCTTCCTGTAG